From one Agrobacterium fabrum str. C58 genomic stretch:
- a CDS encoding LacI family DNA-binding transcriptional regulator, producing MNDTPDISRPRQSDIAQRAGVSISTVSRVLAGEKGISASIQTKVLGVAAELGYPLRATGNQASGVTLEGKKILALMAAERATGDIGAFYHDIFDTLRSLAQTDGFELDIRLLHQKQIDEALTQRVCEVDGLLAIGLDPEDEIIHRITQGVVQPVLVNSADPAMLLDCISPSNFYGGAMAARRLLELGHRKVAYIGPHHRHTIRERMRGFRQTIEEEGATYEECLLSTVESGFGQAGDAVRQLLAKDPGTTGIFCMNDAIALGALGAAQELGLSVPDDLSIIGFDDLPFAELSTPRLSTIRVDRREIAREAVELLRRRMTEPSANARHIQLGVQLVEGQTAGQAKNTGKAAGDA from the coding sequence ATGAACGATACGCCCGACATCAGCCGCCCGCGCCAGTCGGATATCGCCCAACGCGCCGGTGTCTCCATCAGCACGGTTTCTCGCGTTCTAGCGGGGGAAAAAGGCATCAGCGCTTCGATCCAGACAAAGGTGCTGGGTGTGGCCGCCGAGCTTGGTTATCCGTTGCGCGCGACCGGAAACCAGGCGAGCGGCGTGACGCTGGAGGGCAAAAAAATTCTTGCGCTGATGGCTGCGGAAAGAGCGACCGGCGACATCGGTGCCTTCTATCACGATATTTTCGACACGCTGCGCAGCCTTGCCCAGACAGATGGCTTCGAACTCGATATCCGGCTCCTGCACCAGAAGCAGATCGACGAGGCGCTCACGCAGCGCGTCTGCGAAGTAGACGGCCTTCTCGCCATCGGTCTCGACCCCGAAGACGAAATCATTCACCGCATCACGCAGGGTGTGGTGCAGCCGGTTCTGGTCAACAGCGCCGATCCTGCGATGCTGCTGGACTGCATTTCACCCTCCAACTTTTACGGCGGCGCGATGGCGGCGCGGCGGCTTCTGGAACTCGGCCACCGCAAGGTCGCCTATATCGGCCCGCATCATCGCCACACCATCCGGGAGCGCATGCGCGGTTTCCGGCAAACGATCGAGGAAGAGGGAGCAACCTATGAAGAATGCCTGCTTTCAACGGTGGAGAGCGGTTTCGGACAGGCCGGCGATGCGGTTCGCCAGCTGCTTGCCAAAGACCCTGGGACAACAGGCATTTTCTGCATGAACGACGCGATTGCGCTCGGCGCGCTGGGTGCTGCGCAGGAGCTTGGCCTCAGCGTTCCGGACGATCTTTCCATCATCGGCTTCGACGACCTGCCCTTTGCCGAACTCTCCACCCCGAGGCTCAGCACGATCAGGGTTGATCGCCGTGAAATTGCCCGCGAAGCGGTGGAGCTGCTGCGGCGCCGGATGACGGAACCTTCCGCCAATGCCCGACACATACAGCTCGGCGTGCAGCTAGTGGAAGGGCAGACCGCCGGGCAGGCAAAAAACACCGGAAAGGCAGCAGGCGATGCATGA
- a CDS encoding DUF2264 domain-containing protein codes for MHDTGTRSDMARFNPLHGNPLKSRADVRRALDDSFAPLLPYFSPGGARVALSGTAAHFDRAAADLEGFARPLWGIAPLALSGDTFAHWPLLAKGIANGTDPAHPDYWGDVRQKDQRLVELAAIGFALRLAPQHLWEPLSDAQKENVSRYLLAARERNYADNNWKFFRVMVDMALDHLGIGFDRSLTETFQKELDDFYIADGWYRDGNYRRIDHYIAFAMHFYGLIYARLSKPDDAYAKRYRERARLFAGDFASWFDEDGGALAFGRSMTYRFACGGFWAGLAFADEEALPWGEIKGLYLSHLRWWAEKPIADRDGVLSIGYAYPQLTMSESYNSAGSPYWAFKAFLPLALPESHPFWQAQETLPKVSTNPHPLVHPGMVMMRAKGNVTALSSGQENLAMRGGPEKYAKFAYSSRYGFGVEVDERGFRTNGFDNILAFSDDGLHYRVRETNRKVLMAGANLRATWKPFPDVTVETTLVAAENWHVRLHRITSARALAVAEGGFAINRNDGERDVVSETGGKATADCGTDISAIVDLGSTISRHGVALKALPNTNLINAKTTVPQLRGEIPAGETMLACAVFAGVAGAESERALAAVPACPDLEALDRLFADRGVPVSAMAGEPQ; via the coding sequence ATGCATGACACGGGGACCAGAAGCGATATGGCAAGATTTAACCCGTTGCATGGCAATCCGCTCAAGAGCCGCGCCGATGTCCGGCGCGCACTCGACGACAGTTTCGCGCCGCTGCTCCCTTATTTTTCACCGGGCGGAGCAAGAGTGGCACTAAGCGGCACCGCCGCGCATTTCGACCGGGCCGCAGCCGATCTCGAAGGTTTCGCCCGGCCGCTCTGGGGCATCGCGCCGCTTGCGTTGAGCGGCGATACATTCGCCCATTGGCCACTTCTGGCAAAGGGAATCGCCAACGGCACCGACCCCGCCCACCCCGATTATTGGGGCGATGTGCGCCAGAAAGATCAGCGGCTGGTCGAGCTTGCAGCAATTGGTTTTGCGCTGCGCCTCGCGCCGCAACACCTCTGGGAGCCGCTGTCCGACGCGCAGAAGGAGAATGTCAGCCGCTATCTGTTGGCGGCACGCGAGCGCAATTATGCCGACAATAACTGGAAGTTCTTCCGGGTGATGGTCGACATGGCGCTCGACCATCTCGGTATCGGTTTCGACCGCAGCCTGACCGAGACATTCCAGAAGGAACTGGACGATTTCTACATTGCCGACGGCTGGTATCGCGACGGCAACTATCGCCGCATCGATCACTATATCGCCTTCGCCATGCATTTTTACGGCTTGATCTATGCCAGGCTCAGCAAGCCTGACGATGCCTACGCCAAACGTTATCGCGAGCGCGCCCGTCTCTTCGCCGGCGATTTCGCCAGCTGGTTCGATGAGGATGGCGGCGCGCTCGCATTCGGTCGTTCCATGACCTATCGTTTCGCCTGCGGCGGCTTCTGGGCCGGCCTTGCCTTTGCAGATGAGGAAGCACTGCCCTGGGGCGAGATCAAGGGGCTTTATCTCAGTCATCTGCGCTGGTGGGCGGAAAAGCCGATTGCGGACCGCGACGGTGTGCTCTCCATCGGTTACGCCTATCCGCAGCTGACCATGTCGGAAAGCTACAATTCGGCCGGTTCGCCCTATTGGGCCTTCAAGGCCTTTCTGCCGCTGGCTTTACCGGAGAGCCACCCCTTCTGGCAGGCGCAGGAGACATTGCCCAAGGTGTCCACCAACCCGCACCCACTCGTCCATCCCGGCATGGTAATGATGCGGGCGAAGGGCAACGTCACCGCGCTTTCGAGCGGCCAGGAAAACCTCGCCATGCGCGGCGGGCCCGAGAAATACGCCAAATTCGCCTATTCCTCCCGTTACGGCTTTGGCGTCGAGGTGGACGAGCGCGGCTTCAGGACCAATGGTTTTGACAATATACTGGCCTTCTCCGACGACGGCCTGCATTACCGCGTGCGAGAGACCAACCGGAAGGTCCTGATGGCCGGGGCAAATCTGCGCGCGACGTGGAAGCCCTTCCCGGATGTGACGGTTGAAACGACACTGGTTGCGGCCGAAAACTGGCATGTCAGGCTGCACCGTATCACCTCCGCGCGTGCTCTTGCCGTTGCCGAAGGCGGCTTTGCGATCAACCGCAACGATGGCGAACGCGATGTCGTCAGCGAAACAGGTGGAAAAGCGACGGCCGATTGCGGCACCGACATATCCGCCATCGTCGATCTCGGCTCGACGATAAGCCGTCACGGCGTGGCGCTGAAGGCGCTGCCCAATACCAATCTCATCAACGCCAAAACAACCGTGCCGCAATTGCGCGGCGAGATTCCGGCTGGCGAAACCATGCTCGCCTGCGCCGTCTTTGCGGGCGTGGCGGGAGCAGAGAGTGAACGGGCGCTTGCCGCCGTTCCCGCATGCCCGGACCTTGAGGCGCTAGACCGCCTGTTTGCGGATAGGGGCGTTCCCGTCAGCGCCATGGCGGGAGAACCGCAATGA
- a CDS encoding hydroxyacid dehydrogenase — protein MTSPLPRLSLAMDPERTQHVLTPQALERLSHSVEILDMARIYDFHDPSVQDRLEHTDILLTGWGCPEVGARELARMPRLKLISHAAGTVKYFLSQAVFERGITVCSAAEANAQPVAEFTLAMILLAGKRAFGFRRLYKNDRGRSNVERLQSEPIGNLGLTVGIVGASRIGRRVIALLRPFDLDLVLFDPFLNPAEAERLGVRLVSLDALMAISDVISLHAPSLPQTRHMIGAQEIARMKDGATLINTARGALVDENALLSELKTGRIEAVIDVTDPEVPPPDSLFYSLPNVFLTPHIAGATGLERARLGDMAIAEIERFCLGRALEQEVRPEHLELIA, from the coding sequence ATGACGAGCCCGCTTCCGCGTCTCAGCCTTGCCATGGACCCGGAGCGGACGCAGCACGTGCTGACACCTCAGGCGCTCGAGAGGTTGTCGCACAGCGTTGAAATCCTCGATATGGCCCGGATCTACGATTTTCACGATCCATCCGTGCAGGATCGGCTGGAACACACGGATATTCTCCTGACCGGCTGGGGTTGTCCTGAGGTAGGCGCAAGGGAACTGGCACGGATGCCACGACTGAAGCTGATCTCCCATGCCGCCGGCACGGTCAAATATTTCCTGTCGCAAGCGGTCTTCGAACGCGGCATCACCGTGTGCAGCGCGGCGGAGGCAAATGCGCAGCCGGTCGCCGAATTTACGCTGGCGATGATCCTGCTGGCTGGCAAACGCGCCTTCGGCTTCAGGCGCCTCTACAAAAATGATCGCGGGCGGAGCAATGTCGAACGACTGCAATCCGAGCCTATCGGCAATCTCGGCCTTACCGTCGGCATCGTTGGGGCGTCGCGGATCGGACGGCGCGTCATCGCGCTCCTGCGCCCCTTCGATCTCGATCTTGTTCTCTTTGACCCTTTTCTAAACCCGGCGGAGGCGGAACGGCTCGGCGTGCGCCTCGTGTCGCTTGATGCGCTGATGGCGATAAGCGATGTCATATCCCTGCATGCGCCCTCCCTGCCGCAAACGCGGCATATGATCGGCGCGCAGGAAATCGCCCGGATGAAGGATGGCGCGACACTCATCAACACGGCACGCGGCGCGCTGGTGGATGAAAATGCGCTTCTGAGCGAACTGAAGACCGGCCGCATCGAAGCCGTCATCGACGTGACCGATCCGGAAGTGCCGCCGCCGGATTCGCTCTTCTACAGCCTACCGAATGTATTTCTGACACCGCATATCGCCGGCGCCACCGGTCTGGAGCGTGCGCGCCTCGGCGACATGGCGATAGCCGAGATCGAACGTTTCTGTCTCGGCCGGGCGCTTGAGCAGGAGGTGCGGCCTGAACATCTGGAACTGATCGCATGA
- a CDS encoding sugar phosphate isomerase/epimerase family protein, whose translation MRIFEPGLCSVTFRSLSPQAVIDLAVANGIRAIEWGADIHVPAGDLENARDVAERTAKAGLAVSSYGSYIFAPDFTRKDLTAVLETAKALGTGHIRIWPGQRKRPSTDYSPAERRTATEALAEIARQAQDYDMTIGLEYHPNSLTDTLPSALQLAQDLALPNLFFYWQPAPGLPLEKALAEISKIGSRVCHLHIFAWLADTNRLPLADRVDYWQSCVEALPESEWTKPAYAMLEFVKGDDVGQFAEDAVTLSEILAGHRVAD comes from the coding sequence ATGAGGATTTTCGAGCCGGGCCTCTGCTCCGTCACCTTCCGCTCTCTGTCGCCGCAGGCCGTCATCGACCTTGCCGTCGCAAACGGCATCAGGGCAATCGAATGGGGCGCGGATATCCACGTTCCCGCCGGCGACCTCGAAAATGCAAGGGATGTGGCCGAGCGGACCGCTAAAGCGGGCCTCGCCGTCTCCTCCTACGGCTCCTACATCTTCGCGCCGGATTTTACGCGGAAAGATCTGACCGCCGTGCTGGAAACCGCCAAAGCGCTCGGCACCGGCCATATCCGTATCTGGCCGGGCCAACGTAAAAGGCCTTCCACGGACTACTCTCCCGCCGAGCGCCGCACGGCCACCGAGGCGCTGGCAGAGATCGCCCGCCAAGCGCAGGATTACGACATGACGATCGGCCTCGAATATCACCCCAATTCACTGACAGACACCCTGCCCTCGGCCCTGCAACTGGCGCAGGATTTGGCCCTACCCAACCTCTTTTTCTACTGGCAGCCGGCACCCGGCCTGCCGCTCGAAAAGGCTCTCGCTGAAATATCGAAAATCGGCTCACGCGTCTGCCATCTGCACATCTTTGCATGGCTTGCCGACACCAACCGTCTGCCGCTTGCCGACCGAGTGGATTATTGGCAGTCGTGTGTCGAGGCGTTGCCGGAGAGCGAATGGACGAAACCGGCTTATGCGATGCTGGAATTCGTCAAAGGTGACGATGTCGGCCAGTTTGCGGAAGATGCGGTGACGCTAAGCGAGATACTCGCTGGCCACAGAGTGGCCGATTAG
- a CDS encoding ABC transporter ATP-binding protein: MASSITLEKIVKRFGAFPVVHGIDLKIEPGEFTVFVGPSGCGKSTLLRMIAGLEEISEGDLRIDGERVNETAASKRGIAMVFQSYALYPHMSVYKNLAFGLETAGYKKPEVEARVQKAADILQIGPLLQRKPKALSGGQRQRVAIGRAIVREPKIFLFDEPLSNLDAELRVQMRVEIAKLHQTLGSTMIYVTHDQVEAMTMADKIVVLRDGRIMQVGRPLDLYNNPANQFVAGFIGSPKMNFLSAKVVSGDSSNRTIEVAGQRIVLEKPVAAQQGETLTFGVRPEHVNPQAQSSLGEASIQLVEHLGGSTVVYTSTPDGQPATVLLDGQRHIRIGETIPFAFDLAKTHLFGADGRRI, from the coding sequence ATGGCAAGCAGCATTACTCTGGAAAAAATCGTCAAGCGGTTCGGCGCTTTTCCGGTCGTTCACGGTATCGATCTCAAGATCGAGCCGGGTGAATTCACGGTGTTCGTCGGCCCTTCGGGCTGCGGCAAATCCACGCTTCTGCGCATGATCGCCGGTCTCGAAGAAATCTCCGAGGGTGATCTTCGCATCGATGGCGAAAGGGTGAACGAAACAGCCGCCTCCAAGCGCGGCATTGCCATGGTTTTCCAGTCCTATGCGCTCTATCCGCATATGAGCGTTTACAAAAACCTCGCTTTCGGGCTGGAAACGGCGGGTTACAAGAAACCGGAAGTCGAGGCGCGGGTGCAGAAAGCCGCCGATATCCTGCAGATCGGCCCGTTGTTGCAGCGCAAGCCGAAGGCGCTTTCCGGCGGCCAGCGCCAGCGCGTCGCCATCGGCCGCGCCATCGTGCGCGAGCCGAAAATCTTCCTGTTCGATGAGCCTCTGTCCAACCTCGATGCCGAACTGCGCGTGCAGATGCGTGTCGAAATCGCCAAGCTGCACCAGACGCTCGGCAGCACCATGATCTATGTAACGCACGACCAGGTGGAGGCCATGACCATGGCTGACAAGATCGTCGTCCTGCGCGACGGCCGCATCATGCAGGTCGGCCGCCCGCTCGATCTCTACAACAATCCGGCCAACCAGTTCGTGGCCGGCTTCATCGGCTCGCCGAAGATGAACTTCCTCTCCGCCAAAGTGGTTTCAGGCGACAGTTCCAACCGCACAATAGAGGTGGCCGGTCAGCGAATCGTGCTGGAAAAACCGGTCGCGGCTCAGCAGGGCGAAACTCTGACCTTCGGCGTGCGCCCCGAACACGTCAACCCGCAGGCGCAGTCCTCGCTCGGTGAAGCGTCGATCCAGCTAGTGGAACATCTCGGTGGCTCGACGGTGGTTTACACCAGTACACCCGATGGTCAGCCCGCCACCGTGCTGCTGGACGGCCAGCGCCATATCCGCATTGGCGAGACCATTCCTTTTGCATTTGATCTGGCGAAAACGCATCTGTTCGGGGCGGATGGACGGCGGATATGA
- a CDS encoding carbohydrate ABC transporter permease, translating into MTDAVTAPRPGQGPQRSPLKSVMLHTALIIASFAMLYPILWMISGSFRPQDELFGSSSLIPSAVDVGGYIRGWTGLQVSFGQFFWNSFFISVLATIGNVVGCSLTAFAFARLRFGGRNFWFALMLGTLMLPYHVVLIPQYILFLEMGWVNTSLPLIVPKYLATDAFFIFLMVQFFRGIPRELDEAAVMDGCSPFRIYWKIMLPLSMPVLATAAIFSFIWTWDDFFGPLIYLNDINTYTVQLGLRSFVDSTGSSDWTSLFAMSNLSLVPVFLFFLFFQRLLIEGIATTGMKR; encoded by the coding sequence ATGACTGACGCTGTTACCGCTCCCCGGCCGGGACAAGGCCCGCAACGCTCGCCGCTGAAATCGGTGATGCTCCACACGGCGCTGATCATCGCCTCCTTTGCGATGCTCTACCCGATCCTGTGGATGATTTCAGGCTCCTTCCGGCCGCAGGACGAGTTGTTCGGCTCGTCGTCGCTTATCCCCTCGGCAGTCGATGTCGGCGGTTATATCAGAGGCTGGACGGGGCTACAGGTGAGCTTCGGGCAGTTCTTCTGGAACTCCTTCTTCATCTCGGTGCTCGCTACCATTGGCAATGTGGTCGGCTGCTCGCTCACCGCCTTTGCTTTTGCAAGGCTTCGGTTCGGTGGGCGCAATTTCTGGTTCGCGCTGATGCTCGGCACCCTGATGTTGCCCTATCATGTCGTGCTCATCCCGCAATATATCCTGTTTCTGGAAATGGGCTGGGTGAACACCTCGCTGCCGCTGATAGTGCCGAAGTACCTCGCGACGGATGCCTTCTTCATCTTCCTGATGGTGCAGTTCTTCCGCGGTATTCCGCGTGAACTGGACGAGGCGGCTGTCATGGATGGCTGCTCGCCCTTCCGCATCTACTGGAAGATCATGCTGCCGCTGTCGATGCCGGTACTGGCCACGGCCGCCATTTTTTCCTTCATCTGGACCTGGGACGATTTCTTCGGCCCGCTGATCTATCTGAACGACATCAACACCTACACCGTACAGCTCGGTCTCCGATCCTTCGTGGATTCCACCGGCAGCTCGGACTGGACCTCGCTTTTCGCCATGTCCAACCTGTCGCTGGTGCCGGTCTTCCTGTTTTTCCTGTTTTTCCAGCGGCTGCTGATCGAAGGCATCGCCACGACGGGAATGAAACGCTGA
- a CDS encoding carbohydrate ABC transporter permease, whose translation MRRMFDRNIHAYLFLLPWLIGFFGLTLGPALASLYLSFTNYDLLQSPDWVGAANYVRIATADPKFAAAMQVTFTYVLLSVPLKLIFALLVALAFNRGIRGLTLYRAIFYLPSLLGSSVAIAVLWRQLFASDGLVNMILWQAFGYEGPSWISNPDYSIYTLVILSVWQFGSPMIIFLAGLRQIPQDMYEAAEIDGASKVRQFFRITLPLLTPVIFFNAVIQTIDAFKAFTPAFIISEGTGGPINSTLFYTLYLYQEAFGFFRMGYASALAWILVIIISLFTAFSFLSAKYWVHYDD comes from the coding sequence ATGAGGCGGATGTTTGACCGCAACATTCACGCCTACCTGTTTCTCCTGCCCTGGCTTATCGGCTTTTTCGGCCTCACGCTGGGCCCGGCGCTTGCTTCGCTTTATCTGTCTTTCACCAATTACGACCTGTTGCAGTCGCCGGACTGGGTGGGGGCGGCCAATTATGTGCGCATCGCCACCGCCGACCCAAAATTCGCCGCGGCCATGCAGGTGACTTTTACCTATGTGCTGCTTTCGGTGCCGCTGAAGCTGATCTTCGCGCTGCTGGTGGCGCTTGCCTTTAATCGCGGCATCCGTGGTCTTACGCTTTACCGGGCGATTTTTTACCTGCCGTCGCTGCTCGGTTCCAGCGTGGCGATCGCCGTTCTCTGGCGCCAGCTTTTTGCGTCGGATGGTCTTGTCAACATGATCCTGTGGCAGGCTTTCGGTTATGAAGGGCCAAGCTGGATTTCCAATCCGGATTATTCGATCTACACGCTGGTCATCCTGTCCGTCTGGCAGTTCGGCTCGCCGATGATCATCTTCCTCGCTGGCCTTAGACAAATTCCGCAGGATATGTATGAGGCTGCCGAAATAGATGGTGCCAGCAAGGTGCGGCAGTTCTTCCGCATTACCCTGCCGCTTTTGACCCCGGTGATCTTCTTCAACGCGGTGATCCAGACGATCGATGCCTTCAAGGCTTTCACCCCCGCCTTCATCATCTCCGAAGGCACCGGCGGGCCGATCAATTCGACGCTGTTCTACACGCTCTATCTCTATCAGGAAGCCTTCGGTTTCTTCCGCATGGGCTATGCTTCCGCACTTGCCTGGATTTTGGTGATCATCATCTCGCTGTTCACGGCCTTCTCGTTCCTCAGCGCGAAATACTGGGTGCATTACGATGACTGA
- a CDS encoding ABC transporter substrate-binding protein: MPMMLKRRTVLSTGLAALSLATLGGGSAQAQAARLRMLWWGSQERADRTNKAISAYKQVKPDLDIAGEFAGWSDYWPRLATQVAGRNAPDLIQMDYRYIFEYGRRGALAPLDDYIGKGLKIEDFGKMNIDSGRVDGKLYGINLGVNSSAVFFDKAAWEKSGATPPATGQTWEEFAENAARLSKNKPKPGYYATADASGVEPSFENWLRQNGKSLYTQDGAIGFDPTDATKWFSLWADLRKSGACVPADVQALDQLNIETNPLTTGKAATAFAHSNQFVGYQKLNKSKLAISSYPKSKKDGPSGHYLKPSMLISVANGSAGIEQAVGFINFLVAEPEGIDILGVERGVPASESMRNALSSKLDEVSKIMVDYIAEITPGVGDLPPAPPPGAGEFAFVLKRTAEEVGFGKISPEEGGDRLVKESETVIKRK, translated from the coding sequence ATGCCCATGATGCTTAAGAGGAGAACTGTGCTTTCGACGGGGCTTGCGGCCCTGTCGCTCGCAACATTGGGGGGAGGGTCGGCGCAGGCGCAGGCCGCGCGCCTTCGCATGTTGTGGTGGGGGTCGCAGGAGCGTGCCGATCGCACCAACAAGGCGATATCGGCCTATAAGCAGGTGAAGCCCGATCTCGACATTGCCGGCGAATTTGCCGGCTGGAGCGATTATTGGCCGCGCCTTGCCACGCAGGTGGCGGGCCGCAATGCGCCCGATCTGATCCAGATGGATTATCGCTATATCTTCGAATATGGCCGTCGCGGCGCGCTTGCGCCGCTGGACGATTATATCGGCAAGGGCCTGAAAATCGAGGATTTCGGCAAGATGAACATCGATTCCGGCAGGGTCGATGGCAAGCTTTACGGCATCAATCTCGGGGTCAATTCCAGCGCTGTCTTCTTTGACAAGGCGGCGTGGGAAAAATCCGGCGCCACACCGCCGGCGACCGGGCAGACCTGGGAGGAATTCGCCGAAAACGCCGCCAGGCTCAGCAAGAACAAGCCGAAACCCGGTTATTATGCCACGGCCGATGCGAGCGGCGTGGAACCGAGCTTCGAAAACTGGCTGCGCCAGAACGGCAAGTCGCTTTATACGCAGGATGGCGCCATCGGCTTCGATCCTACTGACGCGACCAAGTGGTTCTCCCTGTGGGCCGACCTGCGCAAGAGCGGCGCCTGCGTGCCGGCCGATGTGCAGGCGCTGGACCAGCTCAATATCGAAACCAACCCTTTGACGACTGGCAAGGCGGCTACCGCTTTTGCCCATTCCAACCAGTTCGTCGGTTATCAGAAGCTCAACAAGTCCAAGCTTGCGATAAGCTCCTATCCGAAGAGCAAGAAGGATGGGCCTTCCGGCCATTATCTGAAGCCCTCCATGCTCATCAGCGTCGCCAATGGCAGTGCAGGCATCGAGCAGGCGGTTGGTTTCATCAACTTCCTCGTCGCCGAACCTGAGGGCATCGATATTCTCGGTGTCGAGCGCGGCGTTCCGGCCTCGGAATCCATGCGCAACGCCCTGAGCAGCAAGCTCGACGAGGTCAGCAAGATCATGGTGGACTATATTGCCGAGATTACCCCCGGCGTCGGCGATCTGCCGCCGGCGCCGCCTCCGGGTGCGGGCGAGTTCGCCTTCGTCCTGAAACGCACGGCGGAAGAAGTCGGTTTCGGCAAGATTTCGCCGGAAGAGGGCGGTGACCGCCTCGTCAAGGAATCCGAAACCGTTATCAAACGGAAGTGA
- a CDS encoding TetR/AcrR family transcriptional regulator: MEKTTKNQPLDAAPEETLPPKRKRATTQVRNPERTRAAILEAARREVAAKGLAGARIDVVARRAGTNKRMIYHYFGDKDALYLAVLEDAYRHIRHTERRLDLTRKPPAEGLRELALFTWHYFLDHPEFLSILATENLNKARYLRQSPTIAAMHSNFISELEDVLRRGSDAGEFRDGLDPIDVYLTIASLGAFYLSNRFTLSTIFQRDLTDPAELERWGQHIVSTLLAAVRPV; the protein is encoded by the coding sequence ATGGAAAAAACGACAAAAAACCAGCCACTCGATGCGGCCCCGGAAGAAACGCTACCGCCCAAGCGCAAACGCGCGACAACACAGGTACGGAACCCTGAAAGAACCCGGGCCGCGATCCTTGAAGCGGCCCGCCGCGAAGTGGCAGCGAAAGGTCTGGCCGGCGCTCGAATCGATGTCGTCGCCCGCCGCGCCGGCACCAACAAGCGGATGATCTATCATTATTTCGGCGACAAGGATGCGCTTTATCTTGCCGTTCTGGAGGATGCCTATCGCCATATCCGCCACACCGAAAGGCGTCTTGACCTGACACGCAAACCCCCAGCGGAAGGGTTGCGGGAGCTTGCGCTTTTCACCTGGCATTATTTCCTCGACCATCCCGAATTCCTGAGCATTCTCGCCACGGAAAACCTCAATAAAGCCCGCTATCTCAGGCAATCCCCGACAATTGCCGCGATGCATTCGAATTTCATTTCGGAGCTTGAAGACGTGCTGCGGCGAGGCAGCGATGCAGGCGAATTTCGCGACGGGCTGGATCCGATCGACGTCTATCTGACCATCGCTTCACTCGGCGCCTTTTATCTGTCGAACCGGTTCACGCTGTCCACCATTTTCCAGCGCGACCTGACCGACCCGGCCGAACTTGAACGCTGGGGTCAGCACATCGTCAGCACCCTGCTTGCTGCGGTGCGGCCGGTCTGA
- a CDS encoding Gfo/Idh/MocA family protein, protein MKRIGVIMHGITGRMGYNQHLVRSVLAIRDQGGVLLKNGERVMLDPILVGRNGAKIEEIARKHNVARWTTDIDAALANPDDTLFFDAGTTQMRGSLLEKAIKAGKNVYCEKPISDTMEEALAIARLAESAGIKHGVVQDKLFLPGLRKLAMLRDSGFFGKILSVRGEFGYWVFEGDWQPAQRPSWNYRLKDGGGIILDMLCHWRYVLDNLFGPVKSVSCLGATHIPERFDEQGKAYKADADDAAYATFELEGGAIAHINSSWAVRVRRDDLVTFQVDGTHGSAVAGLTKCFTQHRTNTPKPVWNPDQPQTIDFYKTWQEVPDNIVYDNGFKAQWEMFVRHLVDNEPWPYGLMEGVKGVQLAELGLRSWKERRWLDVPAIS, encoded by the coding sequence ATGAAACGTATCGGCGTCATCATGCACGGCATTACCGGCCGCATGGGTTACAACCAGCATCTCGTGCGCTCCGTTCTCGCCATTCGCGATCAGGGCGGCGTGCTTTTGAAGAATGGTGAAAGGGTGATGCTCGACCCCATTCTGGTCGGCCGCAACGGTGCGAAGATCGAGGAAATCGCCAGAAAGCACAATGTCGCCCGCTGGACGACCGATATCGATGCGGCGCTCGCAAACCCTGACGACACGCTGTTCTTCGATGCCGGCACGACGCAGATGCGCGGCAGCCTGCTGGAGAAAGCCATCAAGGCCGGCAAGAACGTTTATTGCGAAAAGCCGATTTCCGACACGATGGAAGAGGCGCTGGCGATTGCCCGGCTGGCCGAAAGTGCGGGCATCAAGCACGGCGTCGTGCAGGACAAGCTGTTCCTTCCGGGCCTTCGCAAGCTTGCCATGCTGCGCGATAGCGGCTTTTTCGGCAAAATCCTCTCGGTGCGCGGCGAGTTCGGCTATTGGGTGTTCGAGGGCGACTGGCAGCCGGCGCAGCGCCCCTCATGGAACTACCGCCTGAAGGATGGCGGCGGTATCATTCTCGATATGCTGTGCCATTGGCGGTATGTGCTCGACAATCTGTTCGGCCCGGTGAAATCGGTAAGCTGCCTCGGCGCCACCCATATTCCGGAACGTTTCGACGAGCAGGGCAAAGCTTATAAGGCAGATGCGGACGATGCGGCCTATGCCACCTTCGAGCTGGAAGGCGGCGCCATCGCCCATATCAACTCCTCATGGGCGGTGCGGGTGCGCCGCGATGACCTCGTGACCTTCCAGGTGGATGGCACCCATGGTTCGGCGGTGGCGGGCCTGACCAAATGCTTTACCCAGCATCGCACCAACACACCAAAGCCGGTATGGAACCCCGACCAGCCGCAGACTATCGATTTCTACAAGACCTGGCAGGAAGTGCCGGACAATATCGTCTATGACAACGGCTTCAAGGCGCAGTGGGAAATGTTCGTTCGCCACCTCGTCGACAACGAGCCGTGGCCCTATGGGCTGATGGAAGGCGTGAAGGGCGTGCAGCTTGCCGAACTGGGGTTGAGATCGTGGAAGGAACGCCGCTGGCTCGACGTTCCCGCTATTTCCTAA